The proteins below come from a single bacterium genomic window:
- a CDS encoding ATP-binding protein has translation MGGKSLYSVPHGCPCGTEWQLKSSCRCTPYQIQRYRSKISGPLLDRIDIHIEVPPINYH, from the coding sequence ATGGGGGGAAAAAGTTTGTATTCTGTTCCGCATGGATGTCCCTGTGGTACAGAATGGCAACTTAAATCTTCATGTAGGTGTACTCCATACCAAATACAGAGATACCGCTCCAAGATTTCAGGGCCTCTGCTTGATAGAATAGACATTCACATTGAAGTTCCTCCTATTAATTATCAC